The genomic region TGCCGAAGTTCAAGGAGGATCTGTTTGCAGTGCCGCGCGGCGATCTCGGCGATTTCTACCTCATTCCGACGGCGGAAGTCCCGGTCACGAACATCGTGCGCGACGAAATCGTGCCCCTCGATCAGCTGCCGCTCAGATTCGTCTGCCATACGCCGTGCTTCCGCAGCGAGGCGGGCTCTTACGGCAAGGACACGCGCGGCATGATCCGCCAGCATCAGTTCGACAAGGTCGAACTCGTGCAGATCTGCCATCCCGATCGGTCTCACGATCAGATCGAGGAACTCACACGCCACGCCGAGACGATTCTCACGCGGCTCGAACTGCCGTATCGCACGGTGGTGCTGTGCACCGGCGACATGGGATTTTCCTCGGCGAAGACCTATGACATCGAGGTGTGGCTGCCGGGGCAGAACGCGTACCGCGAGATCTCGTCCTGCTCGAATTTCGAGGCATTCCAGGCGCGGCGCATGCGCGCGCGCTTTCGCAACGAGAAGGGCAAGCCGGAACTCGTGCACACGTTGAACGGATCCGGGCTTGCGGTGGGCAGGACGCTGGTGGCGGTGCTGGAGAATTATCAGAACGCGGATGGGAGCGTGACGGTGCCGACCGCGCTGCGTCCCTACATGGGCGGGGTCGAGGTGATCCGGGGAGCGTGACGCGCGCGGAGGAGGGACTCAGATGGAAGCAGTGTGGCGGATGACGGCGTGGTTGGCGGCAGTGCTCGTCGGATTGGGATCGGCTGCGATGGCTGCGGAGTCTGCCGTCCCGCCAACCGCTTCCAAGGAACTCTTCGGCTGGTTGAAGGCGGAAAGCTACAAGGGCTGGGAGCATGGAAGCGCGCCGCACCCCGCGCCTGGCGCACACCCCGGCGGTGTTCTCGCGTACTTCAATCCGGCGCTGGCGACGTCGCTCCGCGCCGGCAGTGGTGTGCACCCCGCGGGGGCGGCGGCGGTGCTCGAACTCTATGGCAGCGCCGGGAAGCTCCACGGCTGGGCAGTGGCGATCAAGGCCGATGCCGACAGCGCCGGAGGCAAGGGGTGGTACTGGTATCAGGTCTATTCCGTCGAGGACGGAAACCGCACGCTCGCTGCAGATCGCGGTGCGCCTGTGTGCGTGGAATGCCACGCGCAGGGTCGGGATTTCGTGATGACGTCTTATCCGCCGAAATAGCGGAAGAGGATCAGGCGAGGCGGTCCGGCGGCAGATAGGTGCGCATCCAGCGACGGTCGAGGTAGCGCTTCCAGCGCCAGACCCAATGTCCTTTCGCGGCGAACAGACCCCACGATGCGACGGTGTAGCGATCGCCGGTGCCGATCAGGGCCAGCGCCAGGCGCTGTGGTGTATGGGGGGTGAGTGCTTCGCCGGAGAGGGCACATCGCAGGTTGCGGGCGAGCGGGGGCCCTTGCCGTACCGCAAACACACCTGATTTCGGTCGCGGGTGGCCAAGCATCGTGGCGACGTCGCCAGCGGCGAAGACTTCCGGATGCGAGGTCGACTGCAAGCAATCGTTCACGGCGATGAAGCCGCGGTTGTCGGTCGCAAGGCCGGCTTCTGCAATCCATGTAGGCGCCGAAGCTGTCGTCACCCAGACGGCGAAGTCGGTCCGGATCGTCTCGCCGCCCGTACGGTGCAGGACGCCGGGATCGACACGAACGACCGCGTGCCCAAGATGAACCTCGACGTCTCGCGCTTTCAGAATGTCGCGGAAGATGCGGCGCACTGATGCGTTGTGGCTCATCAGAACATCGGCCTCGTCCGTGACGAGAAGAAAGCGGGTCGTGTCGCCGATGGTCGTGCGCAACCGATGCTGCAGCGACAGCAGCAATTCGACGCCGCCGGCACCGCCACCGACAACGGCAATGCACGGGCGTTTGCCCGCCGCGATCTGCGACTCGATCGCGTCCCACTCCGCGAGGAAGCGATCGACGGGCTTCACCGGCAGCGCATGCTCGCGCGCTCCGGGGACGTGGTCGATGGCCGGGGTTGAGCCCGTGTCGATCGAAAGCACGTCGTAATCGAAGCTGGTGCCGTCGGCACACTCCACGCGGCGTGCGCGGACATCGACCCGCGTCGCCTCGGCCGCGACGAACGCGCAGCCCGTATCACCGGCCAGCCACTCGAGGTCGATATGGCTTTCTTCGAAAGTGTTGAGACCGGACAGCAGGCCGGGCAGCATTCCCGAATAGGGCGTGAATCGCCCGCGGCTCACCAGCGTGACCTGCGCTGCGGGCGGCGGTGTGCGAGCCAGCGCCCGCATGACATGTACGTGGGCGTGACCGCCGCCCAGCAGCAGGAGGCGCTTCACGCTACGGAGAGCACTCGCGACGCGTCGGGGTGTCGGGGCGCAGCTACCGCACGGTCGATGGAGACTCGGAGTCTTGCGTCGCTGTCCACATCGCGACGCGCGGGCTTTGGTGACACTGCGCTGGGCAACCGGGCGCGGCAGAACGCCCTTTGGGATGGCATCCGCCCAGGTGGGCGAAGGGAGATGCGCCGAGGAAAAAGGTGCGTAGATGGCACGCCGTGGCGTGCCGCGTTACGGCTAGGAAACGGCCCGCAGGCGAGGACCGCCGGTCGGCCGGGAGATGCGATCGCAGAGATAGCCGAGAACCGGATCGGTGGTGAGACGACGGAAATCTTCCGGACGGTCGACGTCCCAGCGCACGGGGAGTTCTTTCCACGTCCAGTCGAGATCGCGCATGCGTTCGCGGGTCGTCTCCATGACCGCGTCGGTGCTCCAGGGGATGTCCTCGAACAGCGCGGGCTCAACGGCACGCAGGCCAATCAGCGCATAGCCCCCGTCCTCGGTGGGAACGAATACGGCGTCGTTGCCTGCCGTGAGTGCCAGCGCGGCGTTCCGGATGTCCTCGACGGTGAGCGAGGGGCAGTCCGAACCGATCAGGAGCGCCCGCGAATGCCCCACCAGCAAAGCCTCCAGCGTCCGCCACATGCGCACACCCAGATTGCCGTTGCCCTGCGTGCGCAGAACCGGGTGCAGACTGCGACCGATGCCATCGAAGAACGGATGCAGGATCGTCGGAGTGCACCACAACTCGACCGGACCGACGTTGGCGTCGAGGGCCGTCTTGACCGTGTGGCTCACGCAGCGCTCGTACAGGCGCGTCGTCTTCTCCGCGCCGAGTTCGGGGATGAGGCGCGTCTTGACTGTCCCGGGTCGTGGAACCTTGGCGAAGATGGCTATGGGAGTCTGGGATTCGGTGGTCATTTGTCGCTCAAAGCAAACACTTGCAGATTACTCTCAAAGACCGATCAAGGATAGCGCACCACTCGCTACCATCCGCAACGCATCCGCTCGGCCCTCGGCACGTGCTAGCGAGCGGCGCGGGAGCGGGGGGCAGGGACCAGATCTTCGGCGAG from Betaproteobacteria bacterium harbors:
- the serS gene encoding serine--tRNA ligase → MLDPQLFRSNLATVVERLAARGFAFDEDAFRATEAQRKLIQKESEDLQAQRNSLAKQVGQAKAKGADAADLMAQGAALGDRVTALGRQLDAVQTRLNALLLTTPNVPHASVPLGTSANDNVEVRRVGTSRALDFPPKDHVDLGAALGGLDFETAVKISGARFVVMKGAIARLHRALTQFMLDVHTTEHGYTEIYAPYLVNAESMQGTGQLPKFKEDLFAVPRGDLGDFYLIPTAEVPVTNIVRDEIVPLDQLPLRFVCHTPCFRSEAGSYGKDTRGMIRQHQFDKVELVQICHPDRSHDQIEELTRHAETILTRLELPYRTVVLCTGDMGFSSAKTYDIEVWLPGQNAYREISSCSNFEAFQARRMRARFRNEKGKPELVHTLNGSGLAVGRTLVAVLENYQNADGSVTVPTALRPYMGGVEVIRGA
- a CDS encoding TIGR04282 family arsenosugar biosynthesis glycosyltransferase → MTTESQTPIAIFAKVPRPGTVKTRLIPELGAEKTTRLYERCVSHTVKTALDANVGPVELWCTPTILHPFFDGIGRSLHPVLRTQGNGNLGVRMWRTLEALLVGHSRALLIGSDCPSLTVEDIRNAALALTAGNDAVFVPTEDGGYALIGLRAVEPALFEDIPWSTDAVMETTRERMRDLDWTWKELPVRWDVDRPEDFRRLTTDPVLGYLCDRISRPTGGPRLRAVS
- a CDS encoding FAD-dependent oxidoreductase, producing the protein MKRLLLLGGGHAHVHVMRALARTPPPAAQVTLVSRGRFTPYSGMLPGLLSGLNTFEESHIDLEWLAGDTGCAFVAAEATRVDVRARRVECADGTSFDYDVLSIDTGSTPAIDHVPGAREHALPVKPVDRFLAEWDAIESQIAAGKRPCIAVVGGGAGGVELLLSLQHRLRTTIGDTTRFLLVTDEADVLMSHNASVRRIFRDILKARDVEVHLGHAVVRVDPGVLHRTGGETIRTDFAVWVTTASAPTWIAEAGLATDNRGFIAVNDCLQSTSHPEVFAAGDVATMLGHPRPKSGVFAVRQGPPLARNLRCALSGEALTPHTPQRLALALIGTGDRYTVASWGLFAAKGHWVWRWKRYLDRRWMRTYLPPDRLA